A stretch of the Bdellovibrio sp. 22V genome encodes the following:
- a CDS encoding response regulator transcription factor, protein MRCLVVEDDNEIATIVKQGLGELQGDVEVESNGRRAYERALTNHYDIIVLDLMLPEMDGYTFAKSLREKEINTPILILSALRELDDRLKGLSMGGDDYLTKPFAMAELQIRVKNLLKRAQKASEVTQLVFQDLKLNRLNREVIRAGRKLDLQEREFVLLDLFMSNPNKIIGKQTILKEVWNYDFDPQTNVVDVLVCRLRNKLEKDFPTRLIYTVRGVGYVLKSS, encoded by the coding sequence ATGAGATGCTTGGTAGTTGAAGACGATAACGAAATTGCAACAATCGTGAAGCAAGGACTAGGGGAACTTCAAGGCGACGTCGAAGTTGAATCTAACGGCAGACGCGCTTATGAAAGAGCACTGACTAATCATTACGACATCATCGTTCTAGATCTAATGCTTCCAGAGATGGACGGTTACACGTTCGCAAAGTCTCTTCGTGAGAAAGAAATCAATACCCCGATTTTAATCTTGAGTGCCCTTCGTGAGCTTGATGACCGCTTAAAAGGTCTCAGCATGGGTGGAGATGACTATTTGACGAAACCATTTGCAATGGCTGAATTGCAAATCCGCGTGAAAAACCTTTTGAAGCGTGCTCAAAAAGCTTCGGAAGTAACTCAATTGGTTTTCCAAGATTTGAAATTGAACCGCTTAAATCGTGAAGTGATCCGTGCCGGCCGTAAACTTGATCTTCAAGAAAGAGAATTCGTGCTTTTGGATCTATTCATGTCCAATCCGAATAAAATCATCGGTAAACAGACTATCCTTAAAGAAGTTTGGAATTATGATTTCGATCCGCAAACGAATGTGGTAGACGTATTAGTATGTCGTTTACGAAACAAGCTAGAAAAAGATTTCCCTACACGCCTCATTTATACGGTTAGAGGTGTAGGATATGTTCTTAAGTCGTCTTAA
- a CDS encoding flagellar hook protein FlgE, with the protein MGILSSLYTGVSGMTAQGEALGVIGDNIANANTTGFKASRAEFQDIISKNLKGILGGNQIGRGVKIGAVNPILTQGNIDATEKVTDLAISGDGYFKVKGSDGESYTRDGSFHFDREGYLVTNDNQRVQGFSTDEKGNIVNKMTDIKFPRALIPAKATKELKLDLNLDSRMEATKKFDIKDPYSTSHYSTGVEMYDSQGNKHLVSFFFNKVADREWEFKGLVDGKEVTGGEEGMLSQVCAGKLTFTVDGKLDSQETTETNFNFKGGALQDQQVKLNFGDAIKEGGKGLDGTKQYGKNSDLITWHQDGAAAGTITGLSFNDEGILTAVYSNGQASDLAQIALAKFENPEALFKVGNNRLKESRDSGTASLGGPGAAGRGKLFAKSLERSTVDLATEFVNMIQNQRGFQANAKTITTTDELLNEVIQLKR; encoded by the coding sequence ATGGGTATTCTTTCATCTCTTTACACAGGTGTGTCTGGTATGACTGCTCAAGGCGAAGCCTTGGGTGTTATCGGTGACAACATCGCCAACGCGAACACGACAGGTTTTAAAGCCAGCCGTGCAGAATTCCAAGATATCATCTCTAAAAACTTAAAAGGTATCCTTGGTGGTAACCAAATCGGTCGTGGTGTGAAGATCGGTGCAGTAAACCCTATCCTTACTCAAGGTAACATCGATGCGACAGAGAAAGTCACTGACTTGGCGATCTCTGGTGACGGTTACTTCAAAGTAAAAGGTTCCGACGGTGAGTCTTACACTCGTGACGGTTCCTTCCACTTTGACCGTGAAGGTTACCTTGTAACTAACGACAATCAACGCGTGCAAGGTTTCTCGACGGACGAGAAAGGCAATATCGTTAACAAAATGACGGATATCAAGTTCCCACGCGCATTGATCCCAGCGAAAGCAACTAAAGAATTGAAATTGGATTTGAACTTAGACTCGCGCATGGAAGCGACTAAAAAGTTCGATATCAAAGACCCTTATTCGACTTCTCACTACTCTACAGGTGTTGAGATGTACGATTCTCAAGGTAATAAGCACTTGGTAAGCTTCTTCTTCAATAAAGTGGCTGACCGTGAGTGGGAATTCAAAGGTCTTGTTGACGGTAAAGAAGTCACTGGTGGCGAAGAAGGAATGTTGTCTCAAGTATGTGCTGGTAAGTTGACGTTCACAGTGGACGGTAAACTTGACAGCCAAGAAACGACAGAGACGAACTTCAACTTCAAAGGTGGTGCTCTTCAAGACCAACAAGTAAAATTGAACTTCGGTGACGCTATTAAAGAAGGCGGTAAAGGTTTGGACGGTACTAAGCAGTACGGTAAAAACTCAGACCTTATCACTTGGCATCAAGACGGTGCGGCGGCTGGTACGATCACTGGTTTGTCATTCAATGACGAAGGTATCTTGACAGCGGTTTACTCGAACGGTCAGGCTTCTGACCTTGCGCAAATCGCTTTGGCGAAGTTCGAAAACCCAGAAGCTCTTTTCAAAGTCGGTAACAACCGTTTGAAAGAGTCCAGAGATTCCGGTACGGCTTCTTTGGGTGGCCCGGGTGCAGCTGGTCGCGGTAAGTTGTTCGCGAAATCTCTCGAAAGATCTACAGTAGACTTGGCGACAGAATTCGTAAACATGATCCAAAACCAACGTGGTTTCCAAGCCAACGCGAAGACAATCACGACAACAGATGAACTTTTGAACGAAGTGATTCAGTTGAAGAGATAA
- a CDS encoding TIGR02530 family flagellar biosynthesis protein — protein MVDLKKIQTFDQLVPSQPGKVKQPDLGTGPSFKDTLNNIGGMKPQNVGQINPQGLAKAAEGVKFSNHAIERMHTRGISYSPEDIAKLNDAISRAAAKGSKDSLVLMNDSALIVSVKNKTVVTVMDKNALKENVFTNIDSTVVL, from the coding sequence ATGGTAGATTTAAAGAAGATACAAACATTCGACCAACTTGTTCCGAGCCAGCCAGGGAAGGTAAAACAACCTGATCTGGGCACGGGACCTTCCTTCAAGGATACTCTGAATAACATCGGAGGCATGAAGCCTCAGAATGTTGGACAGATCAATCCTCAAGGCCTTGCCAAGGCTGCTGAAGGAGTGAAGTTCTCGAATCACGCGATTGAGCGTATGCATACTCGGGGAATTAGTTATTCACCTGAAGATATCGCAAAACTCAATGATGCGATCTCGAGAGCGGCGGCGAAAGGTTCCAAGGATTCATTAGTGTTAATGAATGACTCGGCACTGATCGTCAGCGTGAAGAACAAAACAGTTGTGACTGTGATGGATAAGAATGCATTAAAAGAAAATGTATTCACGAACATCGACTCAACAGTTGTTTTGTAA
- a CDS encoding flagellar hook capping FlgD N-terminal domain-containing protein — translation MTVMSTKLGVNAFGATQTKPESAGASNISAHDKDKIGGENVGEVLNKIVDPNWTDPSKKVRATGNPNLDKDAFFKLMLTQMKNQDPTNPMKSHEMAAQLANFSSLEQMQNMNRTLDEMKNGQKPAENFQALNLIGKAVAGDSSKVVRGPNDKDHDFKFTLPMEASEVTVKVRDAEGTVVRTYNLKGLKKGENKLTWNGEDDRAMKTSPGEYQFMAEAKGADGKKIAIKTDFDGVITGVSYSGDGPVLHVGNQAIRFSDVKKITDPRLMSNDQKANDVTNLDLKKDDATGQTKKEGNVVQQTSSTTPVPAAKSNIMNTVGLSRDMMERIAKETAK, via the coding sequence ATGACAGTCATGAGTACAAAATTAGGAGTGAATGCATTCGGGGCGACACAAACAAAACCTGAGTCTGCAGGCGCTTCCAATATCAGTGCTCACGATAAGGACAAAATCGGCGGTGAAAACGTCGGTGAAGTTCTGAATAAAATTGTTGATCCGAATTGGACTGATCCGTCGAAGAAAGTTCGTGCAACGGGAAATCCAAATTTGGATAAAGATGCTTTCTTCAAGTTGATGCTGACACAAATGAAAAATCAAGATCCAACGAATCCGATGAAGAGCCATGAGATGGCGGCGCAGCTTGCGAACTTCTCGTCACTCGAGCAAATGCAGAATATGAACAGAACGCTCGATGAAATGAAGAACGGTCAAAAGCCGGCGGAAAATTTCCAAGCGTTGAATTTGATCGGTAAAGCGGTGGCGGGTGATTCTTCGAAAGTGGTGCGCGGCCCGAATGATAAAGATCACGATTTCAAATTCACTCTGCCAATGGAAGCAAGTGAAGTGACAGTGAAAGTTCGTGACGCCGAAGGAACAGTTGTTCGCACTTATAATCTGAAAGGTCTCAAGAAGGGTGAAAACAAACTCACTTGGAACGGTGAAGATGATAGAGCGATGAAAACTTCTCCCGGCGAATATCAATTCATGGCTGAAGCGAAAGGCGCAGACGGTAAAAAAATTGCGATCAAAACAGATTTCGACGGAGTGATCACAGGCGTGAGTTACTCTGGTGACGGACCTGTTCTTCACGTAGGAAACCAAGCGATTCGTTTCTCTGACGTGAAAAAGATCACAGACCCTCGTCTTATGAGCAACGACCAGAAAGCAAATGATGTTACAAACCTAGACTTGAAAAAAGATGATGCTACAGGACAAACTAAAAAAGAGGGGAATGTTGTTCAACAAACATCTTCCACTACACCGGTTCCTGCAGCAAAATCGAATATCATGAATACAGTGGGATTATCCCGCGACATGATGGAGAGAATCGCTAAGGAGACGGCGAAGTAA
- a CDS encoding flagellar hook-length control protein FliK, translating to MLQSIVGPPMVGATELKSPPERSVERDFKGSGSESSFGKALEEKISSKAPKEMKDTKETPQREMRQNEKEEPQKSEAKKESPVQQQDGKISKKATVRQKAIQEFMDSFESEFKIPPTRLVEAMAQLDETQLAQSPEVTANAVIAQLGLDEEQTDKAQAMYVSLLMQLQQAQPQQPKAVPEMTFGGAGVSLQQVQQRIAAAQQKQNGLEASVDRVNSKFWMRQEPKAMPTAMPALESSLAQRMMMDEGAFASLPQEEMPMEIPADLIPQEEEAQVPAQPQTPMKELPPHLQGQMKEAASPALLAALAAARAQQSSGASAEGEESAELMQEFQQAVQNPRMEKAPMPDQQAPVMQGKAAQDFFQNASQDQSMMQQNSQEFMQQGTGAEKDAAKSKLVTKGAEFKHSLNGLEALQAAPIKGESLKLEGLVPMAPAAPTAPVNQGENDAAVKQLMNQAQYLIKKGGGEMKVQMTPEGMGTIHLKVMLQDGKVNLQMSADTQEAKKTIESSLAELKTSLAAHKLSMENVKVDVVNSTSTDTATQNQTNMNGNQNRDQARQFWNQFNENFGSQGRRESLMDMPNLKGYGARNRDPLQPIETASKARPRNVEGKGNGLNLVA from the coding sequence TTGTTACAAAGTATAGTCGGCCCTCCCATGGTGGGTGCGACCGAGTTGAAATCTCCGCCCGAGAGATCGGTGGAAAGGGATTTCAAAGGTTCCGGCTCCGAGTCTTCATTCGGAAAGGCCCTCGAAGAAAAGATTTCTTCAAAAGCGCCGAAAGAAATGAAAGACACGAAAGAGACGCCGCAACGAGAGATGAGGCAAAATGAAAAAGAAGAGCCTCAGAAATCGGAAGCGAAAAAGGAATCACCGGTTCAGCAGCAAGATGGGAAGATAAGTAAGAAGGCGACGGTTCGACAGAAGGCAATTCAAGAGTTCATGGACTCATTCGAGAGTGAATTCAAAATCCCCCCCACACGACTTGTGGAGGCGATGGCCCAGCTGGATGAAACCCAACTCGCACAATCTCCTGAAGTAACAGCGAATGCTGTGATTGCTCAATTGGGACTGGATGAAGAGCAAACGGACAAAGCGCAGGCAATGTACGTTTCGCTTCTTATGCAGTTGCAACAGGCGCAACCACAACAACCTAAAGCCGTTCCCGAAATGACTTTCGGTGGCGCAGGTGTATCGCTGCAACAAGTGCAACAGCGTATTGCGGCTGCTCAGCAGAAGCAAAACGGACTGGAAGCATCCGTGGATCGCGTGAATTCAAAATTCTGGATGAGACAAGAGCCCAAGGCAATGCCGACCGCAATGCCTGCTCTTGAATCTTCCTTGGCGCAAAGAATGATGATGGATGAAGGAGCCTTTGCTTCTCTTCCTCAAGAAGAAATGCCCATGGAAATTCCAGCTGATTTGATTCCACAAGAAGAAGAAGCGCAAGTTCCGGCTCAGCCACAAACTCCGATGAAAGAACTTCCTCCGCATTTGCAAGGGCAAATGAAAGAGGCGGCTTCTCCGGCATTGTTGGCGGCTTTAGCAGCGGCGCGAGCGCAGCAAAGTTCCGGTGCATCGGCTGAAGGCGAAGAGTCTGCGGAATTGATGCAGGAGTTCCAGCAAGCGGTGCAAAATCCGCGAATGGAGAAAGCTCCAATGCCGGATCAACAAGCTCCGGTAATGCAGGGAAAAGCGGCGCAAGACTTCTTCCAAAACGCTTCACAAGATCAATCCATGATGCAACAAAACTCGCAAGAGTTCATGCAACAGGGAACGGGCGCTGAAAAAGACGCGGCGAAGTCCAAACTTGTGACGAAGGGTGCGGAGTTTAAGCACAGTCTGAACGGTTTGGAAGCATTGCAAGCGGCTCCGATCAAAGGTGAATCTTTGAAGCTTGAGGGTTTGGTTCCAATGGCACCGGCGGCTCCGACAGCTCCTGTAAATCAGGGAGAGAATGATGCGGCCGTGAAGCAGTTGATGAATCAAGCACAGTACCTGATCAAAAAGGGTGGCGGAGAGATGAAAGTTCAAATGACCCCCGAGGGCATGGGAACGATTCACCTCAAAGTGATGCTTCAAGACGGTAAGGTGAACTTGCAGATGTCAGCAGATACTCAGGAAGCCAAGAAGACGATTGAGTCTAGTCTAGCTGAACTGAAAACCAGTCTTGCTGCTCACAAGCTCTCCATGGAAAATGTAAAGGTGGACGTTGTGAATTCGACTTCCACGGATACAGCGACGCAAAACCAGACCAACATGAACGGCAATCAAAACAGAGATCAAGCTCGTCAATTCTGGAACCAGTTTAACGAAAACTTTGGTTCACAGGGACGCAGAGAATCTTTGATGGATATGCCGAACCTGAAAGGTTATGGTGCGCGCAATCGTGATCCTCTTCAACCGATCGAGACAGCAAGTAAAGCTCGTCCTCGCAACGTTGAAGGCAAGGGCAACGGACTTAATCTGGTAGCTTAA
- the fliJ gene encoding flagellar export protein FliJ, with protein sequence MKFKFPLQKVLEHRKIKENLAQKDFQEVVTQLNQETEVLEKMHDQVTQAHSQAGSFASQGGAQGPALSQIHEFLKGQEIRIQRQKQKVQEIEKLVEAKREILRQAALEYKIMEKMRENKFEEYRLERLSNEQKEMDEQSILRFKAVKES encoded by the coding sequence ATGAAATTTAAATTTCCTCTTCAGAAAGTTCTTGAGCACCGCAAGATTAAAGAGAATCTTGCGCAAAAGGATTTTCAAGAGGTTGTTACGCAGCTGAATCAGGAAACCGAAGTGCTGGAGAAGATGCACGATCAGGTCACTCAGGCGCATTCGCAGGCGGGATCCTTCGCTTCCCAGGGTGGGGCCCAAGGTCCAGCTCTTTCACAAATCCATGAATTCTTAAAAGGACAGGAAATCCGCATCCAGCGGCAAAAGCAAAAAGTACAAGAAATCGAGAAATTGGTCGAGGCCAAGAGAGAGATTTTGCGACAAGCCGCACTCGAATATAAAATTATGGAGAAGATGCGGGAAAATAAGTTCGAGGAGTACAGACTCGAACGGCTTTCCAATGAACAAAAAGAAATGGATGAGCAGAGCATCCTGCGTTTTAAAGCGGTGAAGGAATCCTAA
- a CDS encoding FliI/YscN family ATPase → MSDLELNLDKYADVIHSIHLTRDSGKVTEVNGMLIKGYLPGASVGSIVQIIPNGMEKSFLAEVVGFKDKHVLMMALNDMRGVALGSKIVLARQIATVRAGEELLGRVVDGLGRPLDDKGEIENFREVPLYSEVRNPLDRRPIREPIDLGIRAINGALTAGLGQRVAIMAGSGVGKSVLLGMMARNTSADVNVIAMIGERGREVREFIEHDLGPQGMARSVVVCVTSDQSPLLRMRGAYVATALAEYFSSQGKNVLLMMDSVTRFAMAQREIGLSTGEPPSQKGYTPSVFATLPKLLERAGSFEGEGSITGFYTTLVEGDDMNDPIGDSVRSIVDGHIVLSRALAQKGHFPAIDIGQSASRVMRAVASSEHVKLAQKLRETLAVYKDAEDLINIGAYKPGSNPKIDKAVKVIDSVNDFLKQRVEDPTNFTQTIRQLQQILVNA, encoded by the coding sequence ATGAGCGACCTTGAACTGAACCTGGATAAATACGCCGACGTTATTCATTCCATTCACTTGACTCGCGATAGTGGCAAAGTCACTGAAGTGAACGGGATGTTGATCAAGGGTTATCTTCCGGGTGCCAGTGTCGGCAGTATCGTGCAAATCATTCCTAACGGCATGGAAAAATCCTTCCTTGCTGAGGTTGTCGGTTTTAAAGACAAACACGTTTTGATGATGGCTCTCAACGATATGAGAGGCGTCGCTTTGGGTTCTAAAATCGTCTTGGCTCGCCAGATCGCAACTGTGCGTGCAGGCGAAGAACTCTTAGGCCGCGTTGTCGATGGTTTGGGCCGTCCTTTGGATGATAAAGGTGAAATCGAAAATTTCCGTGAAGTTCCTCTTTATAGTGAAGTCAGGAATCCGTTAGACCGTCGCCCTATTCGCGAACCTATTGATCTTGGCATTCGGGCCATCAATGGTGCATTAACCGCAGGCCTTGGCCAGCGTGTCGCTATTATGGCGGGTTCAGGCGTGGGTAAGTCCGTTCTTCTGGGGATGATGGCTCGTAACACAAGCGCCGACGTGAACGTCATTGCAATGATCGGTGAACGGGGACGTGAGGTCCGTGAGTTCATCGAGCATGACCTGGGTCCTCAAGGGATGGCTCGTTCGGTGGTTGTTTGTGTGACCAGCGATCAAAGTCCTCTTCTGCGAATGCGCGGCGCTTACGTCGCGACAGCCTTGGCGGAGTACTTCAGTTCGCAAGGTAAAAACGTTCTTTTGATGATGGACTCTGTTACTCGTTTTGCAATGGCGCAAAGAGAGATTGGTTTGAGTACCGGCGAACCACCTTCCCAAAAAGGTTATACGCCGAGTGTTTTTGCGACTCTGCCAAAGCTTTTGGAACGTGCCGGTTCTTTCGAAGGAGAAGGCAGTATCACGGGATTCTATACAACCCTTGTTGAAGGGGATGATATGAATGACCCGATCGGGGACTCTGTTCGTTCGATCGTGGATGGGCACATTGTGCTTAGTCGTGCTTTGGCACAAAAAGGTCATTTCCCGGCGATCGACATCGGGCAAAGCGCGAGCCGTGTGATGCGGGCTGTGGCCTCTTCAGAACACGTAAAGTTGGCGCAGAAGCTGCGTGAAACGTTGGCGGTTTATAAAGACGCCGAGGATCTTATCAATATCGGTGCTTACAAACCAGGATCGAATCCTAAGATTGATAAGGCTGTGAAAGTGATCGACTCCGTGAATGATTTCCTCAAACAACGGGTGGAAGATCCGACAAACTTCACGCAAACAATCCGTCAGTTGCAGCAGATTCTTGTGAATGCTTAA
- a CDS encoding FliH/SctL family protein, with product MQWSNRVSKSVLPKEVAEQTVLEFVPVRFDLGTPEQALNYLAEKKKGSDFRMNDAVRVQTGIDQVEKVSEEEKVEAAALEKLKEIQEGAYQEAYQLGLEEGRKKAFEKVSAEIAERMESLDTLLNAIKEMKKEMAAFNESHLLQLMFQMAARLAKTELQGNNEAMVQILRDAVALSQDEENITVHVSQAQFEFLEELKRETGRELEFLKKIRFEPSAEVSDGGCIVETNYGEVDARIEQRIAQLWSVLAENMPKVKDRIAG from the coding sequence ATGCAATGGTCTAATCGTGTTTCCAAATCCGTTCTTCCCAAGGAAGTGGCTGAACAAACCGTTCTCGAGTTTGTTCCAGTCCGCTTTGACTTGGGAACTCCCGAGCAGGCCCTTAACTATCTAGCCGAAAAGAAAAAAGGTTCGGACTTCCGCATGAACGATGCCGTTCGTGTGCAGACCGGTATCGACCAGGTCGAAAAAGTCAGTGAAGAAGAAAAAGTCGAAGCGGCTGCTTTGGAAAAACTTAAGGAAATTCAAGAAGGCGCGTATCAAGAAGCCTATCAGTTAGGTCTTGAAGAAGGCCGTAAGAAAGCTTTCGAAAAAGTTTCCGCTGAAATTGCAGAGCGCATGGAATCTTTGGATACATTATTGAATGCGATTAAAGAAATGAAAAAAGAGATGGCCGCATTCAATGAGTCGCATTTGCTTCAGTTGATGTTCCAAATGGCGGCGCGTTTGGCGAAGACGGAATTGCAAGGCAATAACGAGGCAATGGTGCAAATTCTTCGCGACGCTGTGGCATTGTCTCAGGATGAAGAAAACATCACGGTGCATGTTTCTCAGGCGCAGTTTGAATTCCTTGAAGAGCTTAAGCGCGAAACCGGCCGTGAACTTGAATTCCTTAAAAAGATTCGCTTCGAACCCAGCGCGGAAGTTTCCGACGGTGGTTGTATTGTTGAAACGAATTATGGCGAAGTCGATGCGCGTATTGAACAGCGTATTGCTCAATTGTGGTCTGTTCTTGCCGAGAACATGCCAAAAGTAAAAGACAGGATTGCCGGTTAA
- the fliG gene encoding flagellar motor switch protein FliG: MKLHKADNIEYENLKGFDKAAILINYLGRDAVKVLLRRMDDADIRKLINQMSKLRVVPVHVTKRVLEEFYEMISETEDYIFSESISAKDTIVDALGEERARGILGGLNITSGGSRSLESLEMVDAKSLATFLVNEHPQTVAVILAHLEPEKKGEVLKRLPEALQAEVVLRMANLEHVDPELIAEIDRVLKNQLSNTATVEQAALGGVQPVAEMLNVMDKNTETAIMSRLEEKDPLLAEEIRKLMFVFDDIVKIDDRGIQALLKEVPNEKLLLALKTASEDIRNKILKNISARAAEMLREDLSNMGPSRLSDVESAQQEIVNVARRLEAEGKILIARGGSEDAMV; the protein is encoded by the coding sequence ATGAAACTTCATAAGGCCGATAATATTGAGTACGAAAATCTAAAAGGTTTTGATAAGGCCGCAATCCTTATCAACTATTTGGGTCGTGATGCGGTGAAAGTCCTTCTGCGCCGTATGGATGACGCTGACATTCGCAAGCTGATCAATCAGATGAGCAAGCTGCGTGTCGTTCCTGTGCACGTGACAAAGCGTGTGTTGGAAGAATTCTATGAAATGATCTCTGAAACGGAAGATTATATCTTCTCGGAAAGTATTTCTGCTAAAGACACTATTGTCGACGCTTTGGGAGAAGAAAGAGCGCGTGGCATCCTCGGGGGTTTGAATATCACTTCCGGTGGTTCCCGTTCTTTGGAATCTCTTGAAATGGTTGACGCGAAGTCATTGGCGACGTTCCTAGTGAACGAACATCCGCAGACAGTGGCGGTGATTTTGGCTCACTTGGAGCCAGAGAAAAAAGGCGAGGTTTTGAAACGTCTTCCGGAAGCCCTTCAAGCAGAAGTGGTTTTGCGTATGGCGAACCTCGAGCACGTCGATCCAGAGCTTATTGCCGAGATCGACCGCGTTCTTAAAAATCAATTGTCCAACACGGCGACGGTGGAACAAGCGGCTTTGGGCGGCGTTCAACCGGTGGCGGAAATGCTCAACGTTATGGACAAAAACACAGAGACGGCGATTATGTCCCGCCTCGAAGAAAAAGACCCACTCTTGGCAGAAGAGATCCGCAAACTTATGTTCGTCTTCGACGATATCGTCAAGATCGACGATCGCGGTATTCAGGCTCTTCTCAAGGAAGTTCCAAACGAAAAACTTCTTTTGGCTCTCAAAACAGCCAGCGAAGACATTCGCAACAAGATCCTCAAGAACATCTCTGCTCGTGCGGCGGAAATGTTACGCGAAGACTTGTCGAACATGGGACCGTCTCGTTTGTCCGACGTCGAATCGGCACAACAAGAGATCGTCAACGTCGCTCGCCGCCTAGAGGCGGAAGGAAAGATTTTGATCGCAAGAGGTGGTTCGGAAGATGCAATGGTCTAA
- the fliF gene encoding flagellar basal-body MS-ring/collar protein FliF, translating to MNKIFGGLVVQFREFFKNLGPTKRLSVIAVSVIALVAILTMLFMASGKDYVPLFTNIPTEQVSTIVAKLNEKNIPFQLRDDGKTVAIPKELLHSTQMTLMSEIGSPKMGSVGLEMFEKQDFGMNSYAQKINYQRALQGELMRAINTLTAVKQSKVILALPNKKTFLEEGGQASASVVVELHQGKELAPEQVRGIRYLVANAVEGMDADKVTVLDERGKVLTRTENGATGGSNELLDLKAKIEGDLENRIEDILSKVVGHAKVVAKVDATLNHRVISSVEESVDPDKTAIRSQQSEEESLDGSRTNPAGVPGSRSNLPGAEDQGTVGFRQDVKKEIKTTNYEVPKTVRNIREAAGGLERVSVAVVVDGIAVTTTKPDGTTETKYQPRSAEDLKKYEDLVKNAIGFNSARGDSVRIESMQFQPEDFSEAEKILTTLERKKLIHALFKWALLGFSLALFFFIVVRPFMQWITDSFQDSVEEMLPRTIEELEELQSVDNTLPGMSTALPVLQESIDPEKAESELLKDRIMATMSRDEEKAANAFGMWLVRKDG from the coding sequence TTGAATAAGATTTTCGGTGGATTGGTTGTCCAATTTCGTGAGTTCTTCAAAAACTTGGGTCCAACCAAGCGTCTTTCAGTCATTGCGGTTTCAGTCATCGCGCTTGTGGCTATTCTCACAATGCTTTTCATGGCTTCCGGTAAGGACTATGTTCCACTTTTCACAAATATTCCTACGGAACAAGTTTCTACAATCGTAGCGAAATTGAATGAAAAGAATATTCCATTCCAGTTACGTGACGACGGTAAAACCGTCGCTATTCCCAAAGAGCTTTTACATTCAACGCAAATGACGTTGATGTCAGAAATTGGCTCTCCGAAAATGGGTTCCGTCGGTCTTGAAATGTTTGAAAAACAAGACTTCGGAATGAATTCTTACGCGCAAAAAATCAACTACCAAAGGGCTTTGCAGGGCGAGTTGATGAGAGCGATCAACACTTTGACGGCGGTGAAGCAGTCGAAAGTGATCTTGGCTCTTCCAAACAAAAAAACATTCCTTGAAGAAGGTGGCCAAGCGTCCGCTTCGGTTGTCGTTGAACTTCATCAAGGTAAAGAACTCGCTCCAGAGCAGGTTCGTGGTATCCGTTACCTCGTCGCGAACGCTGTCGAGGGTATGGACGCGGATAAAGTGACGGTTCTTGATGAGCGTGGAAAAGTTCTGACTCGCACGGAAAACGGTGCGACAGGCGGTTCCAACGAACTTCTTGATCTGAAAGCGAAGATCGAAGGCGATCTTGAAAATCGTATTGAAGATATTCTTTCCAAGGTGGTCGGCCACGCTAAAGTGGTTGCGAAAGTCGACGCGACCTTGAATCACCGTGTGATTTCATCTGTGGAAGAGTCTGTGGATCCGGATAAAACGGCGATCCGTTCGCAACAATCCGAAGAGGAATCTTTGGATGGTTCCCGTACAAATCCGGCGGGGGTTCCCGGTTCACGTTCCAATCTTCCGGGTGCGGAGGATCAGGGAACAGTCGGTTTTAGACAAGACGTTAAAAAAGAAATTAAAACGACAAACTACGAAGTTCCAAAAACAGTTCGTAATATCCGTGAAGCTGCCGGCGGTTTAGAGCGCGTGAGCGTAGCCGTCGTGGTTGACGGTATTGCGGTAACGACGACAAAGCCTGACGGAACAACGGAAACAAAGTACCAACCGCGCAGTGCTGAAGATCTTAAAAAGTACGAAGACCTGGTGAAAAATGCGATTGGCTTTAACTCTGCTCGTGGAGACAGCGTTAGAATTGAAAGCATGCAATTCCAACCGGAAGACTTCTCTGAAGCTGAGAAAATCTTGACGACGCTTGAGCGTAAGAAGTTGATCCACGCTTTGTTCAAGTGGGCGCTTCTAGGTTTCAGCTTGGCTTTATTCTTCTTCATCGTCGTTCGTCCATTCATGCAATGGATCACCGACAGTTTCCAAGATTCGGTGGAGGAAATGTTGCCTCGTACAATTGAGGAACTCGAAGAATTACAATCAGTGGATAATACACTTCCTGGAATGTCGACGGCTCTTCCTGTCTTGCAGGAATCTATCGATCCGGAAAAAGCAGAAAGCGAACTTCTCAAAGACCGTATCATGGCGACCATGTCACGAGACGAAGAGAAAGCCGCCAATGCGTTTGGTATGTGGCTAGTTAGGAAGGATGGCTAA